A stretch of Sinorhizobium meliloti DNA encodes these proteins:
- a CDS encoding phosphoribosyl-ATP diphosphatase, with amino-acid sequence MTDFTLSDLEKIVATRARAAPEESWTAKLVAAGQTKAAKKLGEEAVETVIAAIGEDRKNLVDESADLLYHLMVVLNIAAVPLQDVMSELARRTSQSGLQEKANRQNP; translated from the coding sequence ATGACCGACTTCACCCTTTCCGACCTGGAGAAGATCGTGGCGACCCGCGCCCGGGCGGCGCCAGAGGAGTCCTGGACCGCCAAGCTGGTGGCGGCCGGGCAGACGAAGGCTGCCAAGAAGCTCGGCGAGGAGGCGGTGGAAACGGTCATCGCCGCGATCGGCGAGGACCGGAAGAATCTGGTCGATGAGAGTGCCGATCTCCTCTATCATCTTATGGTCGTATTGAATATCGCCGCCGTCCCGTTGCAGGATGTGATGAGCGAACTGGCCAGGCGGACGAGCCAATCCGGCCTGCAGGAAAAAGCGAACCGGCAGAATCCATGA
- the coaA gene encoding type I pantothenate kinase: MSIAAKDIEPADIPGNLQGGEYSPYHVFSAEEWSRFRADTPLTLTADEVQRLRSLNDPVDLDEVRRIYLSLSRLLSAHVEASQILFRQRTRFLSMSNETKTPFVIGVAGSVAVGKSTTARILAELLARWPSSPKVDLVTTDGFLYPNAVLQRENLMDRKGFPASYDIGALLRFLSAIKAGRPNVKAPTYSHLTYDVIPDQFQVIDRPDILIFEGINVLQSRDLPADGKIVPMVSDFFDFSIYIDAEESLIHSWYVNRFMRLRETAFQSPQSFFHRYATISEDAARAIAEGLWHNINLKNLHQNILPTRPRADLILQKGPNHLTQTVALRKL; the protein is encoded by the coding sequence ATGAGCATCGCCGCGAAAGACATCGAACCGGCCGACATTCCGGGAAATCTCCAGGGGGGCGAATATTCGCCCTATCACGTCTTCTCCGCGGAGGAATGGTCGCGCTTTCGCGCCGACACGCCGCTGACGCTGACGGCCGACGAGGTGCAGCGCCTGCGCTCTCTCAACGATCCGGTCGATCTCGACGAGGTGCGACGGATCTATCTCTCGCTCTCACGACTCCTCTCGGCCCATGTGGAGGCGTCGCAGATCCTCTTCAGGCAGCGCACGCGCTTCCTCAGCATGTCGAACGAGACGAAGACGCCCTTCGTCATCGGCGTCGCCGGCTCGGTCGCCGTCGGCAAGTCGACGACCGCGCGCATCCTTGCCGAGCTTCTCGCGCGCTGGCCCTCGAGCCCGAAGGTCGACCTCGTCACCACCGACGGCTTTCTTTATCCGAATGCGGTTCTCCAGCGCGAAAACCTGATGGACCGCAAGGGTTTTCCAGCGAGCTACGATATCGGTGCGCTGCTCAGATTCCTCTCGGCGATCAAGGCGGGCCGGCCGAACGTCAAGGCTCCGACCTATTCGCACCTGACCTATGACGTGATCCCCGACCAGTTCCAGGTGATCGACCGGCCGGACATCCTGATTTTCGAAGGGATAAACGTACTGCAGTCGCGCGATCTTCCGGCCGACGGCAAGATCGTGCCGATGGTCTCCGATTTCTTCGACTTTTCGATCTATATCGATGCCGAGGAGAGTCTGATCCACAGCTGGTACGTGAACCGCTTCATGCGACTGCGCGAAACCGCGTTCCAGAGCCCGCAGTCCTTCTTCCATCGCTATGCGACGATCAGCGAGGATGCGGCGCGCGCGATCGCCGAGGGCCTCTGGCACAATATCAACCTGAAGAACCTGCATCAGAACATCCTGCCGACGCGGCCGCGCGCCGATCTCATCCTGCAGAAGGGTCCCAACCACCTGACGCAGACGGTGGCGCTCAGGAAGCTCTGA
- a CDS encoding ISAs1-like element ISRm21 family transposase, translated as MSRFAACFEDLPDPRGRNARHPLTSILFIAVAAIVCGAESCTDMADFGVAKKKWLKTIVPLPYGIPSHDTFSTVFRHLDPDAFDAAFRRLTASFAQGLEGVVAIDGKAVRGAYRRAAKATPLHFVNVWAAGPGLVIGQKLAPGRNEVQGALDALALLALEGSIVTADALHCRPDTARAILAAGGDYALALKANQPGLLAQALARIEDADHVESIQIAAETAHDRTETRRASVVAVDDINFPGLQAIGCVETTSRHTNGHLTSHVRYFLLSTTMSPSALIEVVRTHWQIENKLHWVLDVHFREDAARNRKDNGPQNIAFLRKIALNLLRSHPDKASIRRKIKKAGWDDQFLTSLIAHMR; from the coding sequence ATGAGTAGATTTGCCGCTTGCTTTGAAGATTTGCCCGATCCGCGCGGTCGCAATGCGCGCCATCCGTTGACGTCGATCCTGTTCATTGCCGTTGCGGCGATTGTCTGCGGTGCGGAAAGCTGTACCGATATGGCCGATTTCGGCGTTGCCAAGAAGAAATGGCTGAAGACAATCGTGCCGCTGCCCTATGGCATTCCCAGCCATGACACCTTCTCCACCGTCTTCCGCCATCTCGATCCGGATGCCTTTGACGCGGCCTTTCGCCGTCTCACGGCGAGCTTTGCGCAGGGTCTCGAAGGGGTGGTAGCGATCGATGGCAAGGCGGTGCGCGGTGCCTACCGGCGCGCCGCCAAGGCCACGCCACTCCACTTCGTCAATGTCTGGGCTGCCGGTCCCGGTCTGGTCATCGGCCAAAAGCTCGCGCCGGGCCGCAATGAGGTGCAAGGGGCTCTCGATGCGCTCGCGCTGCTGGCACTGGAGGGCTCTATCGTCACCGCCGATGCCCTGCATTGCCGGCCCGACACCGCCCGCGCCATCCTCGCTGCCGGCGGCGATTATGCTCTGGCACTGAAGGCCAACCAGCCCGGCCTCTTGGCCCAGGCGCTCGCCCGCATCGAGGACGCCGACCACGTCGAGAGCATCCAGATTGCAGCCGAGACTGCCCATGACCGCACCGAGACACGCCGCGCCAGCGTTGTGGCTGTCGACGATATCAACTTTCCGGGCCTGCAGGCCATCGGCTGCGTCGAGACCACAAGCCGTCATACCAACGGCCATTTGACCAGCCATGTCCGCTACTTCCTGCTCTCCACCACCATGTCGCCGAGCGCGCTGATCGAGGTTGTAAGAACCCATTGGCAAATCGAAAACAAACTGCATTGGGTTCTGGATGTCCACTTCCGCGAGGACGCCGCCAGAAACCGCAAGGACAACGGCCCTCAGAACATTGCCTTCTTGCGCAAGATCGCTCTCAACCTCTTGCGATCTCACCCCGACAAGGCCTCCATCCGCCGGAAAATCAAAAAGGCGGGCTGGGATGACCAATTCCTCACTTCTCTTATCGCTCATATGCGATAG
- a CDS encoding alpha-ketoglutarate-dependent dioxygenase AlkB — MLVLPKGVRHIPGFLDRSRQEELVEAVRAVVAEAPLFAPAMPKTGKPMSVRMTNCGALGWVTDRERGYRYQATHPVTGKPWPPIPGMLQDIWNAVAGSDKSPEACLVNFYSAEARMGLHQDRDERDLETAVVSISLGDDCLFRVGGRTRGGQTVSFRLESGDVVVLGGEGRLAFHGVDRIYPNTSTLLRSGGRLNLTLRRVNP; from the coding sequence ATGCTTGTGCTGCCGAAAGGGGTGAGACACATTCCCGGTTTCCTCGACCGTTCGCGCCAGGAGGAACTGGTCGAGGCCGTCCGCGCCGTCGTGGCGGAGGCTCCGCTCTTCGCGCCCGCAATGCCGAAGACCGGCAAACCCATGTCCGTGCGCATGACCAATTGCGGCGCGCTCGGCTGGGTCACCGACCGCGAGCGCGGCTACCGCTACCAGGCCACGCATCCGGTCACCGGCAAGCCGTGGCCGCCGATACCGGGCATGCTGCAGGACATCTGGAATGCCGTGGCCGGAAGCGACAAGTCCCCCGAGGCCTGCCTGGTGAATTTCTACTCGGCAGAGGCACGCATGGGGCTCCACCAGGACCGGGACGAGCGCGATCTCGAGACCGCCGTCGTTTCGATCTCGCTCGGCGACGACTGCCTCTTCCGCGTCGGCGGCCGCACGCGCGGCGGACAGACCGTGTCTTTCAGGCTCGAAAGCGGCGACGTCGTCGTGCTCGGCGGCGAAGGACGCCTCGCCTTTCACGGCGTCGACCGCATCTATCCGAACACGTCGACGCTCCTGAGGAGCGGCGGCCGGCTCAATCTGACGCTGCGACGGGTCAATCCTTGA
- the lysM gene encoding peptidoglycan-binding protein LysM, translating to MGLFSFIKNAGKKLGIGGDDTPPDAASVEKELASHDLGTKDVKVDVVDDKVVLKGVVRDQSTFEKAVVAVGNTLGISKVEASELKVADGAAAPAEAKAPVFHTVKKEDNLWKIAEAHYGKGKGAKHTAIFEANKPMLTHPDKIYPGQVLRIPDLDAG from the coding sequence ATGGGTTTGTTCAGTTTCATCAAGAACGCGGGAAAGAAGCTCGGGATTGGCGGCGACGACACGCCGCCGGATGCGGCGAGTGTCGAAAAGGAGCTCGCTTCCCATGATCTCGGCACGAAGGACGTCAAGGTCGACGTCGTGGATGACAAGGTCGTACTGAAGGGTGTCGTACGGGACCAGTCCACCTTCGAGAAGGCGGTCGTGGCGGTCGGCAATACGCTCGGCATATCCAAGGTCGAGGCATCCGAGCTCAAGGTCGCCGACGGCGCCGCCGCGCCGGCCGAGGCGAAGGCCCCGGTCTTCCACACAGTGAAGAAGGAGGACAATCTCTGGAAGATCGCCGAGGCGCATTACGGCAAGGGCAAGGGCGCCAAGCACACCGCGATCTTCGAAGCCAATAAGCCCATGCTCACCCATCCCGACAAGATCTATCCGGGGCAGGTGCTGCGCATCCCGGATCTGGATGCCGGCTGA
- the arfB gene encoding alternative ribosome rescue aminoacyl-tRNA hydrolase ArfB has product MASEPLYINENIVIAGWELTEQFVLAGGPGGQNVNKVSTAVQLFFDVQASPSLPERVKANALKLAGRRASKEGVLMIEANRFRSQERNREDARERLKELILKAAEPPPPPRRKTKPTRGSIERRLKEKSGRSEVKKLRGRPAGD; this is encoded by the coding sequence ATGGCAAGCGAACCGCTTTACATCAACGAAAACATCGTGATCGCCGGATGGGAGCTCACGGAGCAATTCGTGCTGGCCGGCGGCCCGGGCGGGCAGAACGTCAACAAGGTCTCGACGGCCGTCCAGCTTTTCTTCGACGTGCAGGCTTCGCCGTCCCTGCCGGAGCGCGTCAAGGCCAATGCCTTGAAGCTCGCCGGACGCCGCGCCTCGAAAGAGGGGGTCCTGATGATCGAAGCCAATCGCTTCCGCAGTCAGGAACGCAATCGCGAGGACGCCCGCGAGCGGCTGAAGGAACTGATCCTGAAGGCGGCGGAACCGCCGCCCCCGCCGCGCAGGAAGACGAAGCCGACGCGCGGTTCGATCGAGCGCCGGCTGAAGGAAAAATCCGGCCGTTCCGAAGTCAAGAAGCTGCGCGGCCGCCCCGCCGGCGACTGA
- a CDS encoding phosphoenolpyruvate carboxykinase has protein sequence MDELGSRNPSIGLESIGFSDLSVVRYNFEAAQLYEEALARGEAELTAHGALCARTGQHTGRSPKDKYVVRDANTADQIWWDNNSAISPEHFEVLRRDMLAHAKGMSLYVQDLVGGADPENALPTRVVTEFAWHSLFIRNLLIRPEREALPSFQPKLTIIDLPSFKADPVRHGCRSETVIACDLTNGLVLIGGTSYAGEMKKSVFTVLNYLLPEKSVMPMHCSANVGPAGDTAIFFGLSGTGKTTLSADPNRTLIGDDEHGWSEKGVFNFEGGCYAKAIRLSEAAEPEIFATTRRFGTVMENVVLDERRLPDFDDGSLTENTRCAYPLHFIPNASKTGTAPQPRTIIMLTADAFGVLPPIAKLTPEQAMYHFLSGYTAKVAGTEKGVTEPEATFSTCFGAPFMPRHPSEYGNLLKDLIARNGVTCWLVNTGWTGGAFGTGSRMPIKVTRALLSAALDGSLNNASFRTDANFGFAVPVSVPGVEAGILDPRSTWADGVAYDTQARRLVDMFIANFAKFERHVDGSVRDAAPGARVAAE, from the coding sequence ATGGATGAGCTCGGCAGCCGCAATCCCTCTATCGGACTGGAATCGATCGGATTTTCCGACCTGTCGGTGGTCCGCTACAACTTCGAGGCGGCGCAGCTTTACGAAGAAGCCCTGGCCCGCGGTGAAGCCGAATTGACGGCCCATGGCGCGCTTTGCGCCCGCACCGGCCAGCACACGGGCCGCTCGCCCAAGGACAAGTATGTCGTGCGCGACGCCAACACGGCCGACCAGATCTGGTGGGACAACAACAGCGCGATTTCGCCGGAGCATTTCGAGGTTCTTCGTCGGGACATGCTCGCGCATGCAAAGGGCATGTCGCTGTATGTCCAGGACCTCGTCGGCGGTGCCGACCCGGAGAACGCGCTGCCGACGCGCGTCGTTACCGAGTTCGCCTGGCACTCGCTGTTCATCCGCAATCTGTTGATCCGCCCGGAGCGCGAGGCGCTTCCGTCTTTTCAGCCGAAGCTCACGATCATCGACCTGCCGAGCTTCAAGGCCGATCCCGTACGCCACGGCTGCCGCAGCGAGACGGTCATCGCCTGCGACCTGACCAACGGCCTCGTGCTGATCGGCGGTACTTCCTATGCGGGCGAGATGAAGAAGTCGGTTTTCACCGTTCTCAATTACCTGCTGCCCGAGAAGTCGGTGATGCCGATGCACTGCTCGGCCAATGTCGGGCCCGCCGGCGACACGGCGATCTTCTTCGGCCTCTCGGGCACCGGCAAGACGACGCTCTCCGCCGATCCGAACCGTACCCTGATCGGTGACGACGAGCACGGCTGGAGCGAAAAGGGCGTCTTCAATTTCGAGGGCGGCTGCTATGCCAAGGCGATCCGCCTTTCGGAAGCGGCCGAGCCCGAGATCTTTGCGACGACGCGGCGCTTCGGTACCGTGATGGAGAACGTCGTCCTCGACGAGCGGCGCCTTCCTGACTTCGACGACGGCTCGCTGACGGAGAACACCCGCTGCGCCTATCCGCTGCACTTCATTCCGAACGCCAGCAAGACCGGCACGGCGCCGCAGCCGCGCACGATCATCATGCTGACGGCGGACGCCTTCGGGGTTCTGCCGCCGATCGCCAAGCTGACGCCGGAACAGGCCATGTATCACTTCCTCTCCGGCTACACCGCCAAGGTTGCCGGCACCGAAAAGGGCGTGACGGAGCCGGAGGCGACTTTCTCGACCTGCTTCGGCGCACCCTTCATGCCGCGCCATCCGTCCGAATACGGCAATCTTCTCAAGGACCTCATCGCCAGGAACGGCGTCACCTGCTGGCTCGTCAACACCGGCTGGACCGGCGGCGCCTTTGGCACGGGAAGCCGCATGCCGATCAAGGTGACGCGCGCGCTTCTTTCGGCAGCGCTCGACGGCTCGCTGAACAACGCCTCGTTCCGCACGGATGCGAATTTCGGCTTCGCGGTGCCGGTGTCGGTACCGGGCGTCGAGGCCGGCATTCTCGACCCGCGCTCGACCTGGGCGGATGGCGTGGCTTATGACACCCAGGCACGGCGCCTCGTCGACATGTTCATTGCCAACTTCGCCAAGTTCGAGCGCCATGTCGACGGCAGCGTGCGCGACGCAGCCCCGGGCGCGAGGGTGGCCGCCGAATAA
- the chvI gene encoding two-component system response regulator ChvI produces the protein MQTIALVDDDRNILTSVSIALEAEGYKVETYTDGASALEGLLARPPQLAIFDIKMPRMDGMELLRRLRQKSDLPVIFLTSKDEEIDELFGLKMGADDFITKPFSQRLLVERVKAILRRAANREAAAGGTGPAKNADTPSRSLERGQLVMDQERHTCTWKNESVTLTVTEFLILHALAQRPGVVKSRDALMDAAYDEQVYVDDRTIDSHIKRLRKKFKMVDNDFDMIETLYGVGYRFRETA, from the coding sequence ATGCAGACCATCGCGCTTGTCGATGACGACCGCAACATCCTGACGTCCGTGTCCATCGCGCTGGAAGCCGAGGGCTACAAGGTCGAAACCTATACGGACGGCGCATCGGCGCTGGAGGGTCTGCTGGCGCGTCCGCCGCAGCTCGCTATCTTCGACATCAAGATGCCCCGCATGGACGGCATGGAGCTGTTGCGGCGGCTGAGACAGAAGTCCGACCTGCCCGTCATCTTTCTCACGTCCAAGGACGAGGAGATCGACGAGCTCTTCGGTCTGAAGATGGGCGCCGACGACTTCATCACCAAGCCCTTCTCACAGCGCCTCCTGGTGGAGCGCGTCAAGGCGATCCTGCGTCGCGCGGCCAACCGGGAGGCCGCGGCCGGGGGCACCGGACCGGCGAAGAATGCCGACACGCCTTCCCGCTCGCTCGAACGGGGACAGCTCGTCATGGACCAGGAGCGGCATACCTGCACCTGGAAGAACGAGTCCGTCACGCTGACCGTCACGGAGTTCCTCATCCTGCACGCACTGGCGCAGCGACCCGGCGTGGTGAAGAGCCGCGACGCGCTGATGGATGCCGCCTACGACGAACAGGTCTATGTGGACGACCGCACGATCGACAGCCACATCAAGCGGCTTCGCAAGAAGTTCAAGATGGTCGACAACGACTTCGACATGATCGAGACGCTCTACGGCGTCGGCTATCGCTTCCGCGAGACGGCCTGA
- the chvG gene encoding sensor histidine kinase, translating into MRGQRRWAHPFTLIRRLFGNAVFSSLTRRIVFFNLVALVVLVGGIMYLNQFREGLIDARVESLLTQGEIIAGAISASASVDTNSITIDPEKLLELQAGESITPLPSDEDLEFPIIQERVAPVLRRLISPTRTRARLFDADADLLLDSRHLYSGGQVLRFDLPPVDPESPSLADEFGTWFNRLLQPGDLPLYKEPPGGNGSIYPEVMNALTGVRGAVVRVTEKGELIVSVAVPVQRFRAVLGVLLLSTQAGDIDKIVHAERLAIIRVFGVAALVNVILSLLLSSTIANPLRRLSAAAIRVRRGGAKEREEIPDFSSRQDEIGNLSVALREMTTALYDRIAAIENFAADVSHELKNPLTSLRSAVETLPLARNEESKKRLMDVIQHDVRRLDRLISDISDASRLDAELARADAKKVDLEKLLGDLVEISRQIRGSKKPVLLDFVVDRKDNPRASFIVSGYELRIGQIITNLIENARSFVPEQNGRIVVRLTRSRSRCIVYVEDNGPGIQAEDIDRIFERFYTDRPEGEDFGQNSGLGLSISRQIAEAHGGTLRAENIAGKDGRISGARFVLSLPAGPHP; encoded by the coding sequence CTGCGCGGGCAGCGGCGATGGGCGCATCCCTTTACGCTGATCCGGCGCCTGTTCGGCAATGCGGTCTTCTCGAGCCTCACGCGGCGCATCGTCTTCTTCAACCTGGTGGCGCTCGTGGTCCTCGTCGGCGGGATCATGTATCTCAACCAGTTCCGGGAAGGTCTGATCGACGCCCGGGTGGAGAGCCTTCTGACGCAGGGCGAGATCATCGCCGGCGCCATCTCGGCCTCCGCCTCGGTGGACACCAATTCGATCACCATCGATCCGGAAAAGCTGCTCGAATTGCAGGCCGGTGAAAGCATCACACCGCTGCCGAGCGACGAAGACCTCGAATTCCCGATCATTCAGGAGCGCGTGGCGCCGGTCTTGAGAAGACTGATCTCGCCGACACGCACGCGCGCGCGCCTCTTCGACGCCGATGCCGACCTGCTGCTCGATTCGCGCCACCTCTATAGCGGCGGACAGGTGCTTCGTTTCGACCTGCCGCCGGTCGATCCGGAAAGTCCGAGCCTCGCCGATGAGTTCGGCACCTGGTTCAACCGGCTGCTGCAGCCGGGCGACCTGCCGCTCTACAAGGAGCCGCCGGGCGGCAACGGTTCGATCTATCCGGAGGTGATGAACGCCCTGACCGGCGTGCGCGGCGCCGTGGTGCGCGTGACCGAGAAGGGCGAGCTGATCGTTTCGGTGGCCGTTCCGGTACAGCGCTTCCGTGCGGTCCTCGGCGTGCTCCTCCTCTCCACCCAGGCCGGCGACATCGACAAGATCGTCCATGCCGAACGGCTGGCGATCATCCGCGTTTTCGGCGTGGCCGCACTGGTCAACGTCATCCTCTCGCTGCTTCTCTCGTCGACGATCGCCAACCCGCTGCGGCGGCTTTCGGCCGCGGCCATCCGCGTGCGCCGCGGCGGCGCCAAGGAACGGGAGGAGATCCCGGACTTCTCATCCCGCCAAGACGAAATCGGCAATCTTTCCGTGGCGCTCCGGGAGATGACGACGGCGCTCTACGACCGCATCGCGGCGATCGAGAATTTCGCCGCCGATGTGAGCCACGAACTCAAGAACCCGCTGACGTCGCTTCGCAGCGCGGTCGAAACCTTGCCGCTCGCGCGCAACGAGGAATCGAAGAAGCGGCTGATGGACGTCATCCAGCACGACGTGCGACGCCTCGACCGGCTGATCAGCGATATCTCCGACGCCTCGCGCCTGGATGCGGAGCTTGCCCGCGCCGACGCGAAGAAGGTCGACCTCGAAAAGCTGCTCGGCGACCTCGTCGAAATCTCACGCCAGATCCGGGGCAGCAAGAAACCGGTGCTGCTCGACTTCGTCGTCGACCGCAAGGACAATCCGCGCGCAAGCTTCATCGTCAGCGGCTACGAGCTGCGCATCGGCCAGATCATCACGAACCTGATCGAAAACGCCCGCTCCTTCGTCCCCGAGCAGAACGGCCGCATCGTCGTCCGGCTGACCCGGTCGCGATCGAGGTGCATCGTCTATGTCGAAGACAACGGCCCGGGCATCCAGGCGGAGGACATCGACCGTATCTTCGAGCGCTTCTACACAGACCGGCCGGAAGGCGAGGACTTCGGCCAGAACTCGGGACTCGGCCTTTCGATCTCGCGCCAGATCGCCGAGGCGCATGGCGGAACGCTCAGGGCCGAGAACATCGCCGGCAAGGACGGCCGCATCAGCGGCGCCCGCTTCGTTCTCTCGCTGCCCGCCGGACCGCACCCGTGA
- a CDS encoding HPr kinase/phosphorylase, whose translation MNAPFVNVHGTAIVLGTTGLLITGPSGSGKSALALSCLSEVRHRGRFAALVADDRVDLTLENGRIVARCPAAIRGLIEIRGSGIAEVDTVSACVLDWAIMPVRAPFDPRLPPEEELQLEIGRNLPLLRLPVEGPLSPVDALAALLPQI comes from the coding sequence GTGAATGCGCCCTTCGTCAATGTCCACGGGACCGCGATCGTTCTCGGCACGACCGGGCTGCTGATCACAGGGCCTTCCGGCTCGGGCAAGTCGGCGCTCGCGCTTTCCTGTCTTTCGGAAGTGAGGCACCGGGGCCGCTTCGCCGCGCTCGTCGCGGACGACCGCGTCGATCTGACGCTCGAGAACGGGCGCATCGTCGCGCGCTGCCCTGCCGCCATTCGCGGGCTCATCGAAATCCGCGGATCCGGAATTGCGGAAGTCGATACCGTCTCCGCCTGTGTTCTCGATTGGGCGATCATGCCGGTCAGGGCGCCCTTCGATCCGCGTCTGCCGCCGGAGGAGGAGTTGCAGCTCGAGATCGGGAGAAATCTGCCGCTGTTGCGCCTCCCCGTTGAAGGGCCGCTGTCCCCGGTCGATGCGCTCGCCGCGCTTCTGCCCCAAATCTAG
- a CDS encoding PTS sugar transporter subunit IIA — translation MIGLVLVTHGKLADEFRHALEHVVGPQKAIETVCIGPEDDMDQRRQDILDAVEKANEGDGVIILTDMFGGTPSNLAISVMRGGSVEVIAGVNLPMLIKLAGVRGESDMDKALVEASEAGRKYINVASRVLSGK, via the coding sequence ATGATCGGACTTGTGCTTGTCACTCATGGCAAGCTGGCGGATGAGTTTCGGCATGCTTTGGAGCATGTCGTCGGTCCGCAAAAAGCTATCGAGACCGTCTGCATAGGCCCCGAGGACGACATGGATCAGCGGCGTCAGGATATCCTCGATGCCGTCGAAAAGGCCAATGAAGGCGACGGCGTCATCATCCTGACGGACATGTTCGGCGGTACCCCCTCCAATCTCGCCATTTCCGTGATGCGCGGCGGCAGCGTCGAGGTCATCGCCGGCGTCAACCTGCCGATGCTGATCAAGCTCGCAGGCGTGCGCGGCGAAAGCGACATGGACAAGGCGCTGGTGGAAGCCTCCGAGGCGGGGCGCAAATACATCAACGTCGCCAGCCGGGTTCTGAGTGGAAAATGA
- a CDS encoding HPr family phosphocarrier protein — translation MMDHRPDTALTRELLIVNKRGLHARASAKFVQTVETFDAEITVSKDGMTVGGTSIMGLMMLAASTGCSVFVTASGAQAEEALNALDRLVRDRFGEEM, via the coding sequence ATGATGGACCACCGCCCCGACACGGCTCTGACGCGCGAACTGCTCATCGTCAACAAACGCGGCCTGCATGCGCGTGCCTCTGCGAAATTCGTGCAGACCGTCGAGACCTTCGACGCGGAGATCACCGTCTCCAAGGACGGCATGACCGTCGGCGGGACCTCGATCATGGGGCTGATGATGCTGGCGGCGAGCACCGGCTGCTCGGTCTTCGTCACCGCCAGCGGCGCTCAGGCCGAAGAAGCGCTCAACGCGCTGGATAGGCTGGTTCGCGACAGGTTCGGCGAAGAGATGTGA